A region from the Halomarina litorea genome encodes:
- a CDS encoding transcriptional regulator — translation MSRSALVGNVTAMLADAGFLVSDRCAVRPKSFDIAARRGKDVILLKILGNVDSFDAATGAEMRRLGTYLNATPLVVGLRTRDEDLKPGVVYFRHGVPVLSPDTAMDLFIEGVPPLIYAAPGGLYVSLDGSVLADAREQRDWSLGRLAKELGVSRRTVSKYEGGMNASVEVAAKLEELFEEPLTSPVDVFDTDDLRDADPTPEDPQADPDDEQLVTVLTRVGFDVHPTLRSPFKAVSEDEAKATETLLTGHSAFDRTAEKRARIMSSVGEVTRTASIYVVDEAKRDAVDRTVLIEREEMGRIEDADDLMALIYDRIEDVDPDAT, via the coding sequence ATGTCACGGTCCGCACTCGTCGGGAACGTGACCGCGATGCTCGCCGACGCGGGCTTCCTCGTGAGCGACCGCTGTGCCGTCCGGCCGAAGAGCTTCGACATCGCCGCCCGCCGGGGGAAGGACGTCATCCTCCTGAAGATACTGGGCAACGTCGACTCCTTCGACGCCGCGACGGGCGCGGAAATGCGCCGCCTCGGCACCTACCTGAACGCCACGCCCCTCGTGGTGGGCCTCCGGACCCGCGACGAGGACCTGAAACCGGGCGTCGTCTACTTCCGCCACGGCGTGCCCGTCCTCTCGCCGGACACCGCGATGGACCTGTTCATCGAGGGGGTTCCGCCGCTCATCTACGCCGCCCCCGGCGGCCTGTACGTCAGCCTCGACGGGAGCGTGCTGGCGGACGCCCGGGAACAGCGCGACTGGTCGCTCGGGCGACTGGCGAAGGAACTCGGGGTGTCGCGGCGCACCGTCTCGAAGTACGAGGGCGGCATGAACGCCTCCGTCGAGGTGGCCGCGAAACTCGAAGAACTGTTCGAGGAACCGCTGACCAGCCCCGTCGACGTGTTCGACACCGACGACCTGCGGGACGCCGACCCGACGCCCGAGGACCCGCAGGCCGACCCGGACGACGAGCAACTGGTCACCGTCCTCACGCGCGTCGGCTTCGACGTCCACCCGACGCTCCGGTCGCCGTTCAAGGCCGTCAGCGAGGACGAGGCGAAGGCGACGGAGACGCTCCTGACGGGCCACTCCGCGTTCGACCGCACCGCAGAGAAGCGCGCGCGAATCATGAGTTCCGTCGGGGAGGTCACCCGGACCGCCTCCATCTACGTCGTCGACGAGGCGAAACGCGACGCCGTCGACCGGACGGTCCTCATCGAACGCGAGGAGATGGGCCGCATCGAGGACGCCGACGACCTGATGGCGCTCATCTACGACCGCATCGAGGACGTCGACCCCGACGCCACCTGA
- a CDS encoding glutathione S-transferase N-terminal domain-containing protein, with translation MANLELYELKGCPYCAKVKNKLDELNLEYDSHEVPRSHGDRTEVKEVSGQTGVPVLVDRDHGVDGMAESDDIVQYLEETYGQGASA, from the coding sequence ATGGCGAACCTCGAACTCTACGAACTCAAAGGCTGCCCGTACTGTGCGAAGGTCAAGAACAAGCTCGACGAACTGAACCTCGAGTACGACTCGCACGAGGTCCCGCGCTCACACGGCGACCGGACCGAGGTGAAGGAGGTCAGCGGTCAGACAGGCGTGCCCGTCCTCGTCGATAGGGACCACGGGGTCGACGGGATGGCCGAGTCCGACGACATCGTCCAGTACCTCGAGGAGACCTACGGTCAGGGCGCGAGCGCCTGA
- a CDS encoding DUF7089 family protein — MFAPRDLPDDLAAVRETHVSDAVVLDCERDFETIPPAQAESLGVLVESLDPVSYPEAWLPVDAPDQLRRFAGGEFTVGMPGDGGVTWTRQTTPPTVFVKARTRGSPDDFLDFLVAEALVEAGLGLPEHFLGFFGESYPDLADATPLSPADTYQLAVALYDAYLGLHTRETFREWETDRPRLHAAWVDAGERLQPRLDGLSREVATGRTEFAAAAELACSGVKHDLDLPTPFGALDTEAYRDAGAEYAVTWARKTFERLAED, encoded by the coding sequence CTGTTCGCCCCACGGGACCTGCCCGACGACCTCGCGGCGGTCCGCGAGACGCACGTCTCCGACGCGGTCGTCCTCGACTGTGAGCGGGACTTCGAGACGATACCGCCGGCACAGGCCGAGAGCCTCGGCGTCCTCGTCGAGTCGCTCGATCCGGTGTCGTACCCCGAGGCGTGGCTCCCCGTCGACGCGCCCGACCAGTTGCGTCGGTTTGCTGGTGGGGAGTTCACCGTCGGGATGCCGGGCGACGGCGGCGTCACCTGGACCCGCCAGACGACCCCACCCACCGTGTTCGTCAAGGCGCGCACCCGCGGGAGTCCGGACGACTTTCTCGACTTCCTCGTCGCGGAGGCGCTCGTCGAGGCGGGACTCGGCCTCCCGGAGCACTTCCTCGGGTTCTTCGGCGAGTCGTACCCGGACCTCGCGGACGCGACGCCGCTCTCGCCGGCCGACACCTACCAGCTCGCCGTCGCGCTGTACGACGCCTACCTCGGCTTGCACACCCGTGAGACGTTCCGCGAGTGGGAGACCGACCGGCCGCGCTTGCACGCGGCGTGGGTCGACGCGGGCGAGCGACTCCAGCCCCGACTGGACGGCCTCTCGCGCGAGGTGGCGACAGGCCGGACCGAGTTCGCCGCCGCCGCCGAACTGGCCTGTAGCGGCGTGAAACACGACCTCGACCTCCCGACGCCGTTCGGCGCACTCGACACCGAGGCCTACCGCGACGCCGGGGCCGAGTACGCGGTCACGTGGGCGCGAAAGACCTTCGAGCGGTTGGCCGAGGACTGA
- a CDS encoding adenosine deaminase → MSEATKVVVGTVVVSAVLALVLVASLVV, encoded by the coding sequence ATGAGCGAAGCAACGAAAGTCGTCGTGGGGACGGTCGTCGTCTCGGCCGTGCTCGCGCTGGTACTGGTCGCGAGTCTCGTCGTCTAG
- a CDS encoding Zn-ribbon domain-containing protein, protein MPHQCTTCGHVFADGSKEMLGGCPECGGAKFQFHPKGADIPEEPTGDSPPEREGGSVAETVGRATTTVRDWVGDGSDPDAGSDRPVRGDRDGDSQGDADPRPWPDDPSVSSGTDEQSSEDDIIVADDEPPAGEDRAQASARSEVASPDELPDPSERDVPPGEGRVVREPTGERPDMSQLREELNDQFESIKILEPGQYELNLMELYDREEYIIALRENGRYVIQMPENWIGRDADAR, encoded by the coding sequence ATGCCCCACCAGTGTACCACCTGCGGACACGTCTTCGCCGACGGCTCGAAGGAGATGCTCGGCGGCTGTCCGGAGTGTGGCGGTGCCAAGTTCCAGTTCCACCCGAAGGGGGCGGACATCCCCGAGGAACCCACCGGCGACTCCCCGCCCGAGCGAGAGGGTGGGAGCGTCGCCGAGACGGTGGGACGGGCGACCACGACGGTCCGCGACTGGGTCGGCGACGGGTCCGACCCCGACGCCGGGTCCGACCGGCCCGTCCGCGGTGACCGGGACGGGGACTCCCAGGGGGACGCCGACCCCCGCCCGTGGCCCGACGACCCCTCCGTTTCGTCTGGAACCGACGAACAGTCGTCCGAGGACGACATCATCGTCGCGGACGACGAACCGCCGGCTGGCGAGGACCGCGCGCAGGCATCCGCCCGCAGCGAGGTCGCCTCCCCGGACGAACTCCCCGACCCGAGCGAGCGCGACGTCCCGCCCGGCGAGGGCCGCGTGGTCCGCGAACCGACCGGCGAGCGGCCGGACATGTCCCAGCTCCGCGAGGAGCTCAACGACCAGTTCGAGTCCATCAAGATACTCGAACCCGGCCAGTACGAACTCAACCTGATGGAACTGTACGACCGCGAGGAGTACATCATCGCGCTCCGCGAGAACGGCCGGTACGTCATCCAGATGCCCGAGAACTGGATCGGTCGCGACGCCGACGCCAGATAG
- a CDS encoding DUF2073 domain-containing protein, which yields MPGIQADDGGVPEGVQIDLISGERMSKLRTMEKIRMILDSVHDDNIVILEEGLSPDEESKLIEVTMSEISPDEFTGIEIETYPRPSSNDGGLFNRLMGRDSDGGNKLTVIGPANRIETLHKDENLISALVTRR from the coding sequence ATGCCGGGAATCCAAGCGGACGACGGTGGCGTGCCCGAGGGCGTCCAGATCGACCTCATCAGCGGGGAGCGGATGTCGAAACTCCGGACGATGGAGAAGATCCGGATGATCCTCGACAGCGTCCACGACGACAACATCGTCATCTTAGAAGAGGGCCTCTCGCCCGACGAGGAGTCGAAACTCATCGAGGTGACGATGAGCGAGATCAGCCCCGACGAGTTCACCGGTATCGAAATCGAGACCTACCCGCGGCCCAGCTCGAACGACGGCGGCCTGTTCAACCGCCTGATGGGGCGGGACTCCGACGGCGGCAACAAACTCACCGTCATCGGTCCCGCCAACCGAATCGAGACGCTCCACAAGGACGAGAACCTCATCAGCGCGCTGGTCACTCGTCGATAA
- a CDS encoding Era-like GTP-binding protein: MGLLTELRSSIAQVTAKLFAGPDQEPRRIGIYGPPNAGKTTLANRIARDWTGDAVGPESHVPHETRRARRKENVEIKRNGKSVSIDIVDTPGVTTKVDYKEFLEHDIEKEDAVRRSREATEGVAEAMHWLREDVDGVIYVLDSTEDPFTQVNTMLIGIIESKDLPVLIFANKIDLEESSVQQIANAFPQHETVPLSALEGENMDEVYDKIAEYFG, from the coding sequence ATGGGACTACTCACGGAACTCAGGTCGAGTATCGCGCAGGTCACGGCGAAACTGTTCGCCGGCCCGGACCAGGAACCGAGACGCATCGGCATCTACGGGCCGCCCAACGCCGGGAAGACGACGCTCGCGAACCGTATCGCGCGTGACTGGACCGGCGACGCCGTCGGCCCGGAGAGTCACGTGCCCCACGAGACGCGCCGCGCGCGCAGGAAGGAGAACGTCGAGATCAAGCGCAACGGCAAGAGCGTCAGCATCGACATCGTGGACACGCCGGGCGTGACGACGAAGGTCGACTACAAGGAGTTCCTCGAACACGACATCGAGAAGGAAGACGCCGTGCGTCGTTCCCGCGAGGCCACCGAGGGCGTCGCCGAGGCGATGCACTGGCTCCGCGAGGACGTCGACGGCGTCATCTACGTCCTCGACAGCACCGAGGACCCCTTCACGCAGGTCAACACCATGCTCATCGGCATCATCGAGTCGAAGGACCTGCCGGTGCTCATCTTCGCGAACAAGATCGACCTCGAGGAGTCGAGCGTCCAGCAGATCGCCAACGCGTTCCCGCAACACGAGACGGTGCCGCTGTCGGCGCTCGAAGGCGAGAACATGGACGAAGTGTACGACAAGATCGCGGAGTACTTCGGGTAA
- a CDS encoding Cdc6/Cdc18 family protein, which produces MTDANSEPERTTAAGSSADPADRTEEASFEELDVDEGSEDGTGSTDAAEDGSGDADEAAPGLFDDLLSGEPIFENKEVLRPSYTPRRLPHREEQINNMATILVTALRGDTPSNILIYGKTGTGKTASAKFVSEELESTSQKYEVPCEVQYINCEVTDTQYRVLAQLANKFIEENIAFIDESLDRLRDLHERVEARGPVALEDTSFEEPAALESRIEDLEADREEFEPVPMTGWPTDRVYSTFFEAVDYRERVVVIMLDEIDKLVEKSGDDTLYNLSRMNSELDNSRVSIMGISNDLKFTDFLDPRVKSSLGEEEIVFPPYDATQLKDILQHRSDIAFKDDTLSEDVIPLCAAFAAQEHGDARRALDLLRTAGELAERDRTEHINEEHVRRAQEKIELDRVVEVVRTLPTQSKLVLYAVILLEENGVHNINTGEVFNIYKRLCNEIDMDVLTQRRVTDLISELDMLGIVNAVVVSKGRYGRTKEMSLSVPLTETKRVLLADSRLADVEEAQPFVQARFDE; this is translated from the coding sequence ATGACGGACGCGAACTCTGAACCGGAACGGACGACGGCGGCGGGGTCCTCCGCCGACCCCGCCGACCGCACCGAAGAGGCATCGTTCGAAGAACTCGACGTCGACGAGGGAAGCGAGGACGGAACCGGGAGCACCGACGCGGCGGAGGACGGGTCGGGCGACGCGGACGAAGCCGCCCCGGGGCTGTTCGACGACCTGCTGAGCGGCGAGCCCATCTTCGAGAACAAGGAGGTCCTTCGACCCTCCTACACGCCGCGGCGGCTGCCCCACCGCGAGGAGCAGATCAACAACATGGCGACTATCCTCGTCACCGCGCTGCGCGGGGACACGCCGTCGAACATCCTCATCTACGGGAAGACGGGGACGGGCAAGACGGCCAGCGCGAAGTTCGTCAGCGAGGAACTCGAATCGACGTCCCAGAAATACGAGGTCCCCTGCGAGGTCCAGTACATCAACTGTGAGGTGACCGACACGCAGTACCGCGTGCTCGCACAGCTCGCGAACAAGTTCATCGAGGAGAACATCGCGTTCATCGACGAGTCGCTGGACCGGCTTCGGGACCTCCACGAGCGAGTGGAGGCGCGCGGCCCGGTGGCCCTCGAGGACACCTCCTTCGAGGAGCCCGCCGCCCTCGAATCGCGCATCGAGGATTTGGAGGCCGACCGCGAGGAGTTCGAGCCCGTCCCCATGACGGGGTGGCCGACCGACCGCGTCTACTCGACGTTCTTCGAGGCCGTCGACTACCGCGAGCGGGTCGTCGTCATCATGCTCGACGAGATCGACAAACTCGTCGAGAAGTCCGGCGACGACACCCTCTACAACCTCTCGCGGATGAACTCCGAACTCGACAACTCGCGGGTGTCCATCATGGGCATCTCGAACGACCTGAAGTTCACCGACTTCCTCGACCCGCGCGTGAAGTCGAGCCTCGGCGAGGAGGAGATCGTCTTTCCCCCGTACGACGCCACCCAACTCAAGGACATCCTCCAGCACCGCTCTGACATCGCGTTCAAGGACGACACCCTCTCGGAGGACGTCATCCCGCTGTGTGCCGCCTTCGCCGCACAGGAACACGGGGACGCCCGACGCGCCCTCGACCTCCTGCGGACGGCGGGCGAACTCGCCGAACGCGACCGGACCGAACACATCAACGAGGAACACGTCCGGCGCGCACAGGAGAAGATCGAACTCGACCGCGTGGTCGAGGTGGTCCGGACGCTCCCGACGCAGTCGAAACTCGTCCTCTACGCGGTCATCCTCTTAGAGGAGAACGGGGTCCACAACATCAACACCGGCGAGGTGTTCAACATCTACAAGCGCCTCTGTAACGAGATCGACATGGACGTCCTCACCCAGCGTCGGGTGACGGACCTCATCTCCGAACTCGACATGCTCGGCATCGTCAACGCCGTCGTCGTCTCGAAGGGGCGCTACGGCCGCACGAAGGAGATGAGCCTCTCGGTCCCGTTGACCGAGACCAAACGCGTCCTGCTGGCGGACTCCCGACTCGCGGACGTCGAGGAGGCACAACCGTTCGTGCAGGCGCGTTTCGACGAGTAG
- a CDS encoding S26 family signal peptidase, translating to MRDPGEDRERPSGVGWVRWLLTTDHEAVAYVREIGVSVAAVMLVGALLFAVSGVWPPMVAIESESMEPHIQKGDLVFVTEEHRFADGSATVADGESTGVVTYRTGLETGYDKFGMAGDVIVYRPDGDPGATPIIHRAHFWVEEGENWYDRADPAYLGRYDDCRELPACPAPNAGFITKGDNERTNPQYDQVAQITDDPVKPGWVVGTAEFRIPLLGNIRLLLSTFYGEGVVYVGAVSGLGGLAVLSLSGRRD from the coding sequence ATGAGAGACCCCGGTGAGGACCGCGAACGACCGTCCGGCGTCGGCTGGGTTCGCTGGCTTCTCACCACGGACCACGAGGCGGTGGCGTACGTCCGCGAAATCGGCGTGAGCGTCGCCGCCGTGATGCTCGTCGGCGCACTCCTGTTCGCCGTCAGCGGCGTCTGGCCGCCGATGGTCGCCATCGAGAGCGAGAGCATGGAACCACACATCCAGAAGGGCGACCTCGTCTTCGTGACGGAGGAACACCGCTTCGCCGACGGGAGCGCGACCGTCGCCGACGGCGAGTCGACGGGGGTGGTGACCTACCGGACCGGTCTGGAGACCGGCTACGACAAGTTCGGGATGGCCGGCGACGTCATCGTTTACCGACCGGACGGCGACCCCGGCGCGACGCCCATCATCCACCGGGCGCACTTCTGGGTCGAGGAGGGGGAGAACTGGTACGACCGGGCGGACCCCGCGTACCTCGGTCGCTACGACGACTGCCGGGAACTGCCCGCCTGCCCCGCCCCCAACGCGGGGTTCATCACGAAGGGTGACAACGAGCGCACCAATCCGCAGTACGACCAGGTGGCTCAGATCACCGACGACCCCGTCAAGCCGGGGTGGGTCGTCGGCACTGCCGAGTTCCGCATCCCGCTGCTCGGCAACATCCGTCTCCTCCTGAGCACCTTCTACGGCGAGGGCGTCGTCTACGTCGGTGCGGTCAGCGGCCTCGGCGGACTGGCGGTCCTGTCGCTGTCGGGACGGCGGGACTGA
- a CDS encoding DNA-directed DNA polymerase II small subunit, whose protein sequence is MPLETPRRIVTELASRGYNAEREAVTLLAGAPDSQRALEAALDSVPDDALKLSAAHVRATLDTRAPASDPAEAATGTTDPPVSTGNGTAAPSNGAGGAPVETRDGRTPQDPPPAVIAGDITGASTGTGEYDDFVRVFRDRYERLSKLLRGRVNHRPTTAVSAMPGGEDAAVIGMVSDVRSTASGHWLVELEDTNGVFPCLVMKDKPIADLVGELLLDEVVAVEGALSGDGNILFVDSLYFPDVPRTHRPNTADRHVQAALISDVHVGSQEFMGEAWSRFADWLHTAEADPVEYLLIAGDMVEGVGVYPNQDEELDVVDIYEQYERFSEYLKEVPGDMEIVMIPGNHDAVRLAEPQPGFDEELRSIMSAHDARITGNPSTVTIEGVSVLMYHGVSLDEVIAELPEEKASYDEPHLAMYQLLKKRHVAPQYGGHTRLAPEEKDYLVIDDVPDIFHTGHVHKLGYGKYHNVLAINSGCWQSQTDFQKSVNINPDCAYAPIVDLDTLNLTIRDFNSSF, encoded by the coding sequence GTGCCACTGGAGACGCCGCGGCGCATCGTGACCGAACTCGCGAGCCGCGGCTATAACGCCGAGCGAGAGGCCGTGACGCTCCTCGCCGGTGCGCCGGACTCCCAGCGCGCACTGGAGGCGGCCCTCGACTCCGTCCCCGACGACGCGCTGAAACTCTCGGCGGCCCACGTCCGGGCCACCCTCGACACCCGCGCGCCCGCTTCCGACCCGGCCGAAGCGGCAACGGGTACCACGGACCCCCCCGTTTCGACTGGAAACGGGACCGCTGCCCCCTCGAACGGGGCCGGGGGTGCTCCAGTCGAAACGAGGGATGGGCGAACACCCCAGGACCCGCCACCCGCGGTCATCGCCGGCGACATCACGGGAGCGAGCACCGGGACCGGCGAGTACGACGACTTCGTCCGCGTGTTCCGCGATCGGTACGAACGGCTCTCGAAACTCCTCCGCGGGCGGGTCAACCACCGACCCACGACGGCCGTCTCCGCGATGCCCGGCGGCGAGGACGCCGCCGTCATCGGGATGGTCTCGGACGTGCGCTCGACGGCCAGCGGTCACTGGCTGGTCGAACTGGAGGACACCAACGGCGTGTTCCCCTGCCTCGTCATGAAGGACAAGCCCATCGCGGACCTCGTCGGCGAACTCCTCCTCGACGAGGTCGTCGCCGTCGAGGGTGCCCTGAGCGGCGACGGCAACATCCTGTTCGTCGACTCGCTGTACTTCCCCGACGTCCCCCGCACCCACCGGCCCAACACCGCCGACCGCCACGTGCAGGCGGCGCTCATCTCGGACGTCCACGTCGGCAGTCAGGAGTTCATGGGCGAGGCGTGGTCGCGCTTCGCCGACTGGCTCCACACCGCCGAGGCCGACCCCGTCGAGTACCTCCTCATCGCCGGGGACATGGTCGAGGGCGTCGGCGTCTACCCGAATCAGGACGAGGAACTCGACGTCGTGGACATCTACGAACAGTACGAGCGCTTCTCGGAGTACCTGAAGGAGGTCCCCGGCGACATGGAGATCGTGATGATTCCGGGAAACCACGACGCCGTGCGCCTCGCCGAACCCCAACCCGGGTTCGACGAGGAACTCAGGAGCATCATGTCCGCCCACGACGCCCGCATCACGGGCAATCCCTCCACCGTCACCATCGAGGGGGTGTCGGTGCTGATGTATCACGGCGTCTCGCTGGACGAGGTCATCGCGGAACTCCCCGAGGAGAAGGCCTCCTACGACGAACCCCACCTCGCGATGTACCAACTCCTGAAGAAGCGCCACGTCGCCCCGCAGTACGGCGGCCACACCCGCCTCGCGCCAGAGGAGAAGGACTACCTCGTCATCGACGACGTCCCCGACATCTTCCACACGGGCCACGTCCACAAACTCGGCTACGGGAAGTACCACAACGTGCTCGCCATCAACTCCGGGTGCTGGCAGTCACAGACCGACTTCCAGAAGAGCGTCAACATCAACCCCGACTGCGCGTACGCCCCCATCGTGGACCTCGATACGCTGAACCTGACGATTCGGGACTTCAACTCCAGCTTTTAG
- the pyrE gene encoding orotate phosphoribosyltransferase yields MSTDIDRLIAALREADAVKFGEFELSHGGTSEYYVDKYLFETDPTCLSLISEAFAERVEGVEKLAGVALGAVPLVAATSVQTGTPYVIARKKAKEYGTSNRIEGRLSAGEEVVVLEDIATTGQSAVDAVEALREAGAEVSRVLVVVDREEGARELLHEHGVELEALVTASDLLEDAQR; encoded by the coding sequence ATGTCGACCGACATCGACCGACTCATCGCGGCGCTCAGGGAGGCGGACGCCGTCAAGTTCGGCGAGTTCGAACTCTCCCACGGCGGGACGAGCGAGTACTACGTCGACAAGTACCTCTTCGAGACGGACCCGACGTGCCTCTCGCTCATCAGCGAGGCGTTCGCGGAGCGAGTCGAGGGTGTGGAGAAACTCGCGGGCGTCGCTCTCGGTGCCGTCCCTCTCGTCGCCGCGACGAGCGTCCAGACCGGGACGCCGTACGTCATCGCCCGGAAGAAGGCAAAGGAGTACGGCACGAGCAACCGCATCGAGGGCCGTCTCTCGGCGGGCGAAGAGGTCGTCGTGCTGGAGGACATCGCCACCACCGGACAGAGCGCCGTCGACGCCGTCGAGGCACTGCGCGAGGCGGGCGCGGAGGTGTCGCGCGTCCTCGTCGTCGTGGACCGCGAGGAGGGCGCACGCGAACTGCTCCACGAACACGGCGTGGAACTGGAGGCGCTCGTGACCGCCTCGGACCTCCTCGAGGACGCCCAGCGGTAG
- a CDS encoding 2-oxo acid dehydrogenase subunit E2 — MGIREFKLPDVGEGLTEAEIVGWLVEEGDTVSEDQPVAEAETDKAVVEVPSPVNGTVKEIRVEAGEMVPVGEVIIVFETEGDEGGAASADSGAEPETEGEGTAAEPAGTEPEGSEAEPETPSGRVFAAPSARRLAREMGVDIAAVEGSGPGGRVSDADVRAHAESGGEDEDGPEAPSVEAEGTKSATRRVSGGDESDSGTASSATTTSVESADRDRTLAAPATRKLAEEEGVDLNSVPTDEERDGQAFVTPEQVTAYAEAQHQAQQADTEAVSAAVGEAAEDERVPYRGIRRTIGKQMERSKYTAPHVTHHDEVDVTELVATRGELKATAEDRGIKLTYMPFVIKAVVAGLKEFPYLNSQLDEEAEEILLKKDYNVGVAVGTDAGLMVPVVRGADRKGMLQLSSEMNELVQKAHERSISREEMQGGTFTITNFGAIGGEYATPIINYPETAILGLGAIKEKPRVVDGEVVPRHVMTLSLSIDHRVIDGAQAAQFTNRVMEYLENPKLLLLE; from the coding sequence ATGGGCATCCGCGAGTTCAAACTCCCGGACGTGGGAGAAGGGCTGACGGAGGCCGAGATCGTCGGCTGGCTGGTCGAAGAAGGCGACACCGTCAGCGAGGACCAACCCGTCGCGGAGGCAGAGACTGACAAGGCCGTCGTGGAGGTCCCCTCCCCCGTCAACGGGACGGTCAAGGAGATTCGCGTCGAGGCGGGCGAGATGGTGCCCGTCGGCGAGGTCATCATCGTCTTCGAGACGGAGGGCGACGAGGGCGGGGCCGCGAGTGCCGACTCCGGGGCGGAACCCGAGACGGAGGGCGAGGGGACGGCCGCCGAACCCGCCGGGACCGAACCCGAGGGAAGCGAGGCCGAACCCGAGACGCCCTCCGGACGGGTGTTCGCCGCGCCGAGCGCACGGCGACTCGCCCGCGAGATGGGCGTCGACATCGCCGCCGTCGAGGGCTCCGGTCCCGGCGGACGAGTCAGCGACGCGGACGTCCGCGCCCACGCCGAGAGCGGTGGCGAGGACGAGGACGGACCCGAGGCCCCGAGCGTCGAGGCCGAGGGCACGAAGTCCGCCACCCGGCGCGTGAGTGGCGGGGACGAGTCGGACAGCGGAACCGCGAGTTCGGCCACGACTACGAGCGTCGAGTCGGCCGACAGGGACCGGACGCTCGCCGCGCCGGCGACCCGAAAGCTGGCCGAGGAGGAGGGCGTCGACCTGAACAGCGTCCCGACCGACGAGGAGCGTGACGGGCAGGCGTTCGTCACGCCCGAGCAGGTCACCGCGTACGCCGAGGCCCAGCATCAGGCCCAGCAGGCAGACACCGAGGCCGTCTCGGCCGCCGTCGGCGAGGCCGCGGAGGACGAGCGCGTCCCCTACCGGGGCATCCGGCGCACCATCGGCAAGCAGATGGAGCGCTCGAAGTACACCGCGCCGCACGTCACCCACCACGACGAGGTGGACGTGACCGAACTCGTCGCGACGCGCGGCGAACTCAAGGCCACTGCCGAGGACCGCGGCATCAAACTGACGTACATGCCGTTCGTCATCAAGGCCGTCGTCGCCGGGCTGAAGGAGTTCCCGTACCTCAACTCGCAACTCGACGAGGAGGCTGAGGAGATACTCCTCAAGAAGGACTACAACGTCGGCGTCGCCGTCGGCACCGATGCCGGCCTGATGGTCCCCGTCGTGCGGGGGGCAGACCGCAAGGGGATGCTCCAGCTCTCCTCGGAGATGAACGAACTCGTCCAGAAGGCCCACGAGCGCTCCATCTCCCGCGAGGAGATGCAGGGCGGCACCTTCACCATCACCAACTTCGGGGCCATCGGCGGCGAGTACGCCACGCCCATCATCAACTACCCCGAGACGGCCATCCTCGGACTGGGCGCCATCAAGGAGAAGCCACGCGTCGTCGATGGTGAGGTGGTTCCGCGCCACGTCATGACGCTCTCGCTGTCCATCGACCACCGCGTCATCGACGGCGCGCAGGCCGCCCAGTTCACGAACCGCGTGATGGAGTATCTCGAGAACCCGAAGCTGCTCCTGCTGGAGTAG